A genomic region of Runella rosea contains the following coding sequences:
- a CDS encoding type IIL restriction-modification enzyme MmeI codes for MAKLNIENARTLLQEFRFGELFIEELNWSNPSNKATQAEVLKAVNFTRKPIAELAGATVYEITMADGAIPNSKTRVEIANKIHALKAENLLIFIDKDRSQSVWHWVKLQEKGNKAAKKLHRDHFFLRGQSGDGFIPKLTGLVTDLSEFDEDGNISIARVAEKLKQALDVERVTKKFFKEYELKFVEFVNLIEGIDHEEDRHWYASVILNRLMFIYFLQKKGFIDNGNHNYLQQKLKASIGGEETFYGIFLQKLFFEGFAKPEEYRDAETRKLIGKIKYLNGGLFLKHKIEQKYKHIQIPNKAFENLFGLFDSYSWSLNDTVGQNDNEINPDVLGYIFEKYINQKEFGAYYTRPEITEYLCEQTVNKLILDQLNGGALADGLPTELRKKLQAPVYENLAELYTKLDAPIIRKLIDEKTGILPKLSLLDPACGSGAFLVAAMKTLINVYAAVIGRIKFLHDKPLSDWLQKIEADHPSLEYYIKKQIITNNLYGVGHHGGSYRNSQTSAVFGLGGFGPPRR; via the coding sequence ATGGCAAAACTCAACATTGAAAATGCCCGCACCTTGCTCCAAGAATTTCGCTTTGGAGAGCTGTTCATCGAAGAACTCAACTGGTCGAATCCAAGTAATAAAGCTACTCAGGCAGAGGTACTTAAAGCTGTTAATTTTACCCGAAAGCCCATTGCCGAACTGGCAGGGGCAACGGTCTATGAAATTACGATGGCCGACGGGGCAATCCCCAACAGCAAAACCCGAGTAGAAATCGCCAATAAAATCCATGCCCTCAAAGCCGAAAACCTGCTCATTTTTATTGATAAAGACCGCAGTCAATCGGTATGGCATTGGGTCAAACTACAGGAAAAAGGCAACAAAGCGGCTAAAAAACTCCACCGTGACCATTTCTTTTTACGCGGGCAATCTGGTGATGGATTTATCCCTAAACTTACGGGACTGGTCACTGACCTCTCAGAGTTTGATGAAGATGGCAATATCTCCATTGCACGAGTGGCCGAAAAACTCAAGCAAGCCCTTGATGTAGAGCGGGTTACTAAAAAGTTCTTTAAAGAGTATGAACTCAAATTTGTGGAGTTCGTCAATCTCATTGAAGGCATTGACCACGAAGAAGACCGTCACTGGTACGCATCGGTTATTCTCAACCGCCTGATGTTCATCTACTTCCTACAGAAAAAAGGCTTTATTGACAATGGCAATCACAATTACCTGCAACAAAAACTAAAAGCCTCCATTGGGGGAGAGGAGACTTTCTATGGCATCTTCCTCCAAAAACTCTTTTTTGAAGGCTTTGCCAAACCCGAAGAATACCGTGATGCCGAAACCCGCAAACTCATCGGAAAAATCAAGTACCTCAACGGGGGCTTGTTCCTGAAACACAAAATCGAACAGAAATACAAGCATATCCAAATTCCTAATAAGGCTTTTGAAAACCTCTTTGGGCTCTTTGACTCCTACAGTTGGTCTCTGAACGATACCGTCGGGCAAAACGACAACGAAATCAATCCCGATGTGCTGGGCTATATTTTTGAGAAATACATCAACCAAAAAGAATTTGGGGCCTACTACACCCGCCCCGAAATCACGGAATACCTCTGCGAACAAACCGTCAACAAACTCATCCTCGACCAACTCAACGGCGGAGCACTTGCTGACGGTTTACCGACTGAATTGCGTAAAAAACTGCAAGCACCTGTGTACGAAAATCTTGCTGAACTCTACACCAAACTGGATGCCCCCATTATTCGTAAGCTCATTGATGAAAAAACGGGTATTTTGCCTAAACTCAGCTTGCTCGACCCCGCCTGCGGCTCAGGTGCGTTTTTGGTGGCGGCCATGAAAACCCTCATCAATGTGTATGCCGCGGTTATTGGCCGTATCAAGTTTTTGCACGATAAACCCCTCAGCGATTGGTTGCAAAAGATTGAAGCCGACCACCCGAGTTTAGAGTATTACATCAAAAAGCAAATCATTACCAACAACCTCTACGGCGTGGGACATCATGGAGGAAGCTACCGAAATAGCCAAACTTCGGCTGTTTTTGGCCTTGGTGGCTTCGGCCCACCACGTAGATGA
- a CDS encoding PDDEXK nuclease domain-containing protein, with product MTNIKQTYRKLIDDIGLTLHRTRENAIKAVNQELVIANWEIGKHIVEFEQNGKEKADYGSSLLSNLSKDLKLAYGKGFGKSNIYLCRQFYLKYPIFQTLSGKLSWSHYAELLTISDDLARTFYEKQAEKENWSFREMKRQIDAALFERLALSKDKESVLALSAKGQSIKEPKDIIKDPYVFEFLGLPQEKIVKERALESKLIDNLQKFLLELGKGFSFVARQYKITVDNQHFYVDLVFYHRILKCFVLIDLKTHKVKHQDIGQMNLYLNYFKEEENTESDHEPIGIIIAADKHEFLVKYATGGLSNKIFVSKYQLYLPDQKQLENKIKQILENG from the coding sequence ATGACTAACATAAAGCAAACATATCGAAAACTGATTGACGACATCGGACTGACGCTACACCGAACTCGTGAAAATGCCATAAAAGCCGTCAATCAAGAATTAGTGATTGCTAATTGGGAAATTGGCAAACATATCGTTGAATTTGAACAAAACGGCAAAGAAAAAGCTGACTATGGTAGCTCGTTGCTATCAAACCTTTCAAAAGACCTAAAACTGGCGTATGGAAAGGGGTTTGGAAAAAGTAATATCTACCTATGCAGGCAATTTTACCTCAAATACCCAATTTTCCAGACACTGTCTGGAAAATTGAGTTGGAGTCATTACGCTGAACTTTTGACCATTTCAGATGACTTGGCCAGAACATTTTATGAAAAACAAGCCGAAAAAGAAAATTGGAGCTTTAGAGAAATGAAACGGCAGATAGATGCTGCCCTATTTGAAAGACTGGCGCTCAGTAAGGATAAAGAAAGTGTATTGGCATTGTCGGCAAAAGGGCAAAGCATAAAGGAGCCTAAAGATATTATTAAAGACCCTTATGTGTTTGAGTTTCTTGGACTTCCACAGGAAAAGATAGTAAAAGAAAGAGCCTTAGAAAGTAAACTCATTGATAACCTCCAAAAATTTTTGCTCGAACTTGGAAAGGGTTTTTCGTTTGTAGCCCGACAATATAAGATTACAGTAGACAACCAACACTTTTATGTTGATTTGGTGTTTTATCATCGAATCTTGAAATGCTTTGTTTTAATTGACTTAAAAACCCATAAAGTAAAGCACCAAGACATCGGCCAGATGAACCTTTACCTCAATTATTTTAAAGAGGAAGAAAATACGGAAAGCGACCATGAACCTATCGGAATTATAATTGCGGCAGATAAACACGAGTTTTTGGTTAAGTACGCAACAGGAGGGCTTTCAAATAAAATTTTTGTTTCAAAATACCAACTCTATTTACCCGACCAGAAGCAACTTGAAAACAAAATCAAGCAAATTCTTGAAAACGGGTAA
- a CDS encoding helicase-related protein — translation MPTIYDNIKQHLLTGLSEVLEVSHKADFCVGYFNLRGWKRIAKYVEDWQGEEENQCRLLIGMHKSPEFVVRDYFNKSEQNAIDTQSAILLKKRLAKEFKEQLMVGIPTEEDENGLRVLSNQLKSKKLVVKLFLRYPLHAKLYLLYRYDKVNPVNSFLGSSNLTLAGLANQGELNVDVQEKDANQKLVTWFEERWNDKFCVDISKELAEIIDTSWASENYTPYQIYLKIAYHLSREARAGLAENTLPLIFQKELLEFQQKAVQIAARHLNKRGGVMIGDVVGLGKTITGTALAKMMEEEHLLETLIICPKNLVEMWEDYTHKYQLRAKIVSITQAQNELPKMRRYRIVMIDESHNLRNREGKRYKVIQEYIQRNESKVILLSATPYNKSLIDLSNQLRLFLPEDRDLGITPENFINSIGGRSYFMGKYQTPIGSLSAFEKSDFIDDWRELMRLYLIRRTRSFIKKSYTQNDPTNNRQYLTFADGRSSYFPDRYAKKVEYDFDVNDPNDQYAQLYSDEIVSVIDKLFLPRYGLGTQQYIEQNPIPFPTPEELIVQSNLGRAGSRLKGFAKTNLFKRLESSGYAFLLSVSRHILRNYIFLYAIENQKPFPIGKQDVAMLDEYLEENDIDNEEITLFGDTTNEEIDLMLTHEQYMNKAASVYALFESKYYNRFDWIGSHLFSKHLQNALNNDSNQLLGILEKGKDWTPQNDRQLNCLYELCTKKHKTEKILIFTQFADTAIYLHKSLKKKGIVNIGCVTGDTENPTEYAHRFSPESNRIKNVKNELRVLITTDVLSEGQNLQDAHIILNYDLPWAIIRLIQRAGRVDRIGQKSDKIYCYSFLPEEGIERIIRLRTRLQSRLEESGEVIGSDEQFFTNQRMRSELETLYNEESGILDEEDDSEVDLASYAYQIWKDATDQNPTLLKTIPDMPEVVYATKNNPQNEGIVSQQNGVIVYARTPEDNDILTWLNDKGATITQSQLTILKTVACEPNAPPLAKIPAHHELVAKGLEVIKEMEKNIGGQLGRHTGVRYRIYHFLKRYYEQNRGTIFVTEALERAIDEIYRYPLREIAKERINRFFKNHVKDDDMVAMITSLREENNLCLISEDDTQSKDPQIICSMGLRL, via the coding sequence ATGCCCACGATATACGATAACATAAAACAGCATTTACTAACTGGTCTTTCAGAAGTTTTAGAAGTTTCACATAAAGCTGATTTTTGTGTAGGTTACTTCAATTTACGAGGCTGGAAAAGAATTGCAAAATATGTAGAAGATTGGCAAGGAGAGGAAGAGAATCAATGCCGTTTACTCATAGGGATGCACAAGTCTCCCGAATTTGTAGTTCGTGATTATTTTAACAAGAGTGAGCAAAATGCCATTGATACTCAATCCGCTATTTTGTTAAAAAAGCGTTTAGCGAAGGAGTTTAAAGAACAACTGATGGTTGGTATTCCAACGGAAGAAGACGAAAATGGACTTAGAGTTTTGTCAAATCAACTAAAATCAAAAAAGTTAGTTGTCAAACTTTTCCTGCGGTACCCACTTCATGCTAAACTGTATTTGTTGTATAGATATGATAAAGTAAATCCTGTAAATAGCTTTCTGGGAAGTAGTAATCTTACCTTAGCAGGGTTAGCAAATCAGGGAGAGTTAAATGTAGATGTACAGGAAAAAGACGCTAATCAAAAATTGGTAACTTGGTTTGAGGAACGATGGAATGACAAGTTTTGTGTAGATATTTCTAAAGAACTTGCTGAAATCATTGATACTTCCTGGGCATCCGAAAACTATACCCCTTATCAGATTTATTTAAAAATCGCCTATCACCTTTCGAGAGAAGCACGCGCAGGGTTAGCAGAGAACACTTTGCCTTTAATCTTCCAGAAAGAACTGTTGGAGTTTCAGCAAAAAGCGGTTCAAATTGCAGCAAGGCATTTAAACAAACGGGGAGGCGTAATGATTGGTGATGTGGTTGGACTGGGGAAAACCATTACCGGGACCGCCTTAGCCAAAATGATGGAAGAGGAGCATCTATTGGAAACACTCATTATTTGCCCTAAAAACTTGGTTGAAATGTGGGAAGACTATACCCATAAATACCAACTTAGGGCAAAGATAGTGTCCATCACACAAGCTCAGAATGAACTTCCTAAGATGAGGCGGTACAGAATCGTAATGATTGATGAAAGCCATAACTTGCGAAATAGAGAGGGAAAACGCTACAAAGTCATTCAAGAATACATTCAAAGAAACGAATCAAAAGTGATTCTGCTTTCGGCTACCCCCTACAATAAAAGTTTGATTGATTTATCTAATCAATTACGACTATTTTTGCCCGAAGACAGAGATTTAGGCATAACTCCCGAAAATTTCATCAATAGTATAGGAGGAAGAAGTTACTTTATGGGGAAGTATCAAACTCCTATTGGAAGCCTGTCAGCTTTTGAAAAAAGCGATTTTATTGACGATTGGCGAGAATTGATGCGGCTTTATTTGATAAGACGGACCCGCAGTTTTATCAAAAAAAGCTACACTCAAAATGACCCGACCAATAATAGACAATATTTGACCTTTGCCGATGGACGCAGCTCTTATTTTCCTGACCGATATGCCAAGAAAGTAGAATACGATTTTGATGTCAATGACCCTAACGACCAGTATGCTCAATTGTATTCTGATGAGATAGTGAGTGTGATTGACAAGCTGTTTTTGCCTCGCTATGGGTTGGGTACTCAACAATACATTGAGCAGAATCCGATTCCTTTCCCTACTCCCGAAGAACTTATAGTACAATCCAACTTAGGTAGGGCAGGGTCGAGATTAAAGGGTTTTGCCAAAACCAATCTTTTCAAACGTCTCGAAAGCAGTGGCTATGCGTTCTTGCTCTCGGTAAGCCGTCATATTCTGCGAAATTATATCTTTCTGTATGCCATCGAAAACCAAAAACCTTTTCCGATTGGTAAACAGGATGTAGCGATGCTTGATGAGTATTTGGAGGAAAATGACATTGATAATGAAGAAATTACCTTGTTTGGTGATACCACTAACGAAGAAATAGACCTGATGCTTACTCATGAACAATACATGAACAAAGCAGCAAGCGTTTACGCTCTTTTTGAGAGTAAATATTACAATCGTTTCGATTGGATTGGCAGTCATCTTTTTTCAAAACACTTACAAAATGCGCTGAACAACGATTCTAACCAACTATTAGGCATTTTGGAAAAAGGGAAAGACTGGACACCTCAAAATGACCGACAGTTAAACTGCTTATACGAGTTATGTACTAAAAAACATAAAACTGAAAAAATTCTGATTTTTACGCAATTTGCAGATACGGCTATTTATTTACATAAAAGCTTGAAAAAGAAAGGTATAGTCAACATCGGTTGCGTAACAGGTGATACCGAGAACCCTACCGAATATGCTCACCGATTTAGTCCTGAAAGTAACCGAATCAAAAATGTAAAAAACGAGCTACGTGTTCTGATAACAACGGATGTACTATCGGAAGGACAAAACCTACAAGATGCTCATATTATCCTGAATTACGACCTTCCTTGGGCAATCATTCGATTGATTCAAAGGGCTGGACGAGTGGATAGAATAGGACAGAAATCAGATAAAATTTATTGTTATTCGTTTTTGCCCGAAGAGGGTATTGAACGTATCATTCGCCTCCGTACTCGCCTGCAAAGCCGATTGGAAGAAAGTGGTGAAGTGATTGGTTCAGATGAACAGTTTTTTACCAATCAGCGCATGAGGTCGGAATTGGAAACTCTTTATAATGAGGAATCAGGTATTTTGGACGAAGAAGACGATAGCGAAGTTGATTTAGCCTCGTATGCGTATCAGATTTGGAAAGATGCCACCGACCAAAACCCAACACTCCTCAAAACAATCCCTGATATGCCCGAAGTAGTGTATGCTACTAAGAATAATCCACAGAATGAAGGAATTGTAAGCCAACAAAATGGCGTGATTGTGTATGCCCGTACGCCCGAAGATAATGATATACTGACCTGGCTGAACGATAAAGGCGCCACTATTACGCAATCGCAACTTACCATTTTGAAAACCGTGGCTTGTGAGCCTAACGCCCCCCCCTTAGCCAAAATACCCGCCCATCACGAGTTGGTCGCGAAGGGGTTGGAGGTGATCAAGGAAATGGAAAAGAATATTGGCGGGCAGTTGGGCAGGCATACGGGCGTTCGTTACCGAATTTATCATTTCCTCAAACGATACTACGAACAGAACCGGGGCACTATCTTCGTTACCGAAGCCTTAGAGCGTGCCATTGATGAAATTTACCGTTATCCTCTGCGTGAAATTGCCAAAGAACGTATTAACCGTTTCTTTAAAAACCACGTCAAAGACGATGATATGGTTGCAATGATCACCTCACTAAGGGAAGAAAACAACCTGTGTCTCATTTCCGAAGACGATACCCAATCAAAAGACCCACAAATTATTTGTTCGATGGGACTACGACTATGA
- a CDS encoding neutral/alkaline non-lysosomal ceramidase N-terminal domain-containing protein → MRFLKILLKILGGLVALIAVVLVCMLTTIDDTPYQEMPYYQQWKTQMKELPVRKQSLGVNQLKVGWAKVNFTPKSPTPTAGYGVRRGALYTSVHDSIYVRAVVIENGDTKAAIVAADLLIIPPAVTEQLKEKLKATGIPFEQVYFGATHSHNSMGGWSEGIVGKLFGGEFNEANVTWIADAIVKAVQSAQKDLQPATVAYNQLADTARVRNRAFDEGTIDPFVRTMQFVRNDGQKALLCTYAAHSTIMSSDNIVLSRDYPGVLVDSLEKGEANFALFMSGAVGSMGPKIGIESDSDFVKVGTEADSLESDVQKQLTQIQPFPNPVFQMVTLPLPLRQPVPRVTTGLSMRPWVFHWAFGDYPNYVKAMRIGNVLMVGFPCDFSGELVAEMSAYAEKKGLQLMVTSFNGGYIGYITPDKYYGRDTYETLTMNWFGPYNGAYFQEIVRDLIDKMS, encoded by the coding sequence ATGCGTTTTCTCAAAATCCTTCTCAAAATTCTCGGCGGTCTGGTCGCGCTGATTGCGGTTGTATTGGTGTGTATGTTGACTACCATCGACGATACGCCCTACCAAGAAATGCCCTATTATCAACAATGGAAGACCCAAATGAAGGAGCTGCCAGTTAGAAAGCAGTCGTTGGGCGTTAATCAACTGAAAGTCGGTTGGGCAAAAGTGAATTTTACGCCCAAATCACCCACGCCGACCGCCGGATATGGCGTAAGGCGGGGGGCTTTGTATACCTCCGTGCATGATTCTATTTATGTTCGGGCCGTGGTCATCGAAAATGGCGATACCAAAGCCGCAATCGTTGCCGCTGATTTATTGATTATTCCGCCCGCCGTTACCGAACAACTCAAAGAGAAACTCAAAGCAACAGGAATTCCGTTTGAGCAGGTTTATTTTGGCGCAACGCACTCGCACAACAGCATGGGTGGTTGGAGTGAAGGAATTGTCGGAAAGTTGTTTGGGGGAGAATTTAACGAAGCAAACGTGACGTGGATTGCCGATGCGATTGTAAAAGCAGTGCAATCAGCGCAAAAAGACCTCCAACCTGCAACAGTGGCGTACAATCAATTGGCTGATACCGCTCGTGTTAGAAATCGGGCGTTTGATGAAGGGACTATTGACCCGTTTGTGCGTACCATGCAGTTTGTAAGAAACGATGGCCAAAAAGCCTTGCTGTGCACCTACGCGGCCCATTCAACGATTATGAGTTCCGACAACATTGTGCTATCGCGCGATTACCCAGGGGTGTTGGTAGATTCGTTGGAAAAAGGAGAGGCCAATTTTGCCCTGTTTATGTCGGGGGCGGTGGGGAGTATGGGGCCTAAAATTGGGATAGAATCCGATTCTGATTTTGTCAAAGTGGGGACCGAAGCCGACAGTTTAGAAAGCGATGTTCAGAAGCAACTTACTCAAATCCAACCTTTCCCAAATCCAGTTTTTCAAATGGTAACGCTCCCATTGCCTCTTCGCCAGCCGGTTCCGAGAGTTACTACGGGTTTGAGCATGAGACCTTGGGTGTTTCATTGGGCCTTTGGCGATTATCCCAATTATGTCAAGGCGATGCGCATCGGTAATGTTTTGATGGTTGGTTTTCCCTGTGATTTTTCGGGAGAATTGGTGGCCGAAATGAGCGCCTATGCTGAAAAGAAAGGATTGCAGTTGATGGTTACGAGCTTCAATGGAGGGTATATTGGGTACATTACACCCGATAAATACTACGGAAGAGATACCTACGAAACCCTAACCATGAACTGGTTTGGGCCTTACAACGGTGCTTATTTTCAGGAAATTGTGCGGGACTTGATTGATAAGATGTCGTGA
- a CDS encoding LutC/YkgG family protein, giving the protein MSREKILAAVAKNKPDLTPLPEIQNFGNPYANLVEQFKAVLTAIGGEVVYVKDWEEIRAYIQTHFGGRRIVTNIDPLADVAQESWIKSDPHSLEDVGLAILKGQFGVAENGSIWVTETEMGQRVTPFIAETLALVIQKSELVPKMHDAYIRIGGERYGFGAFIAGPSKTADIEQSLVLGAHGPKSMLAFLME; this is encoded by the coding sequence ATGAGTCGTGAAAAAATACTGGCTGCTGTAGCCAAAAACAAACCAGATTTGACGCCGTTGCCCGAAATTCAAAATTTTGGCAATCCTTACGCGAATTTGGTAGAACAGTTTAAGGCCGTTCTGACCGCAATTGGCGGCGAGGTAGTTTATGTCAAAGATTGGGAAGAAATCAGGGCGTATATCCAAACGCATTTCGGTGGGCGTCGCATTGTGACCAACATTGACCCATTGGCAGATGTAGCGCAAGAAAGTTGGATAAAATCAGACCCACATTCTTTGGAAGATGTGGGATTGGCCATTTTGAAAGGCCAATTTGGCGTGGCCGAAAATGGCTCTATTTGGGTCACGGAGACCGAAATGGGGCAACGTGTAACGCCTTTTATTGCCGAGACGCTCGCCTTAGTGATTCAAAAATCAGAACTCGTACCCAAGATGCATGATGCTTACATCCGTATCGGAGGAGAGCGTTATGGGTTTGGGGCCTTCATTGCGGGCCCTTCCAAAACCGCAGATATTGAACAATCTTTGGTCTTGGGAGCGCATGGCCCGAAGTCTATGTTGGCGTTTTTGATGGAGTAA
- a CDS encoding lactate utilization protein B translates to MNHADAAEKFNKDFDRTTWHDETLWWVRQKRDRAAFAIPEWEQLRETASQIKHNVLSNLDNYLIEFEKNAQKNGITVHWAADAHEHNQIILSILKSQGVTEIVKSKSMLTEECHLNPYLTENGVEVIDTDLGERIVQLADEPPSHIVLPCIHWKKEEIGVLFHKHLGTPEGCADPVLLTHAARANLREKFLTRRVAITGVNFAVAETGEFVVCTNEGNADMGAHLADVHIACMGIEKIIPKREHLGVFLRLLTRSATGQPITTYSSHFGKPREGQQMHIVLVDNGRTVQLGREQFRNSLKCIRCGACMNTCPVYRRSGGHSYHNAVAGPIGAILAPNLDMTKNADLPFASTLCGSCSNVCPVKINIHEQLYEWRQELTKSGHSPTAKTLSMKVMSAVLSNPTVYHLSGKIGRFAMANAPFVVNNSFNPWFKQREMPEPPKESFGEWYKKNRGEK, encoded by the coding sequence ATGAACCACGCTGACGCCGCCGAAAAGTTTAATAAGGATTTTGACCGTACTACTTGGCACGACGAGACGCTTTGGTGGGTGCGCCAAAAACGCGACCGCGCGGCTTTTGCCATCCCCGAATGGGAACAACTGCGCGAGACCGCCTCTCAAATCAAGCATAATGTATTGTCTAACTTAGACAATTATTTGATTGAATTTGAGAAAAATGCGCAGAAAAACGGCATTACTGTGCATTGGGCGGCCGATGCCCACGAGCATAACCAAATTATACTTTCGATTCTGAAAAGCCAAGGCGTAACGGAAATAGTGAAGAGCAAGTCGATGCTCACGGAAGAGTGTCACCTCAATCCGTACCTGACCGAAAACGGAGTGGAAGTGATTGATACTGACTTGGGCGAGCGTATTGTTCAGTTGGCCGACGAGCCACCGAGCCACATCGTGTTGCCCTGTATTCACTGGAAAAAAGAAGAAATTGGCGTTTTATTTCATAAACATTTAGGAACGCCCGAAGGCTGTGCAGACCCTGTTTTATTGACACACGCGGCACGCGCAAACCTCCGCGAAAAGTTTTTGACGCGTCGAGTAGCCATTACGGGCGTGAACTTTGCCGTAGCCGAAACGGGCGAGTTTGTGGTCTGTACCAATGAAGGTAATGCCGACATGGGGGCGCACCTCGCAGATGTACACATTGCGTGCATGGGCATCGAAAAAATCATTCCCAAACGCGAGCATTTGGGCGTTTTTCTGCGTCTACTGACGCGCTCGGCTACTGGGCAGCCGATTACTACTTATTCGAGTCATTTTGGTAAACCGCGTGAGGGTCAGCAAATGCACATTGTGTTGGTAGACAACGGCCGTACGGTGCAATTGGGACGCGAGCAGTTCCGCAATTCGCTCAAATGTATTCGTTGTGGGGCGTGTATGAATACCTGCCCCGTGTATCGTCGCAGTGGCGGGCACAGCTATCACAACGCAGTGGCGGGACCCATTGGGGCGATTTTAGCGCCCAATTTAGACATGACCAAAAATGCAGATTTGCCCTTTGCCAGTACCCTTTGCGGCAGTTGTTCGAATGTATGTCCCGTTAAAATTAACATCCATGAGCAGTTGTATGAATGGCGTCAGGAGTTGACGAAAAGCGGACATTCTCCCACTGCTAAAACGTTGAGCATGAAAGTGATGTCGGCAGTGTTATCCAATCCAACTGTGTATCATTTGTCGGGAAAAATCGGCCGATTTGCCATGGCTAATGCCCCATTTGTGGTGAATAATTCATTCAATCCTTGGTTCAAGCAACGCGAAATGCCTGAGCCACCCAAGGAATCGTTTGGCGAATGGTACAAGAAAAACAGGGGTGAGAAGTGA
- a CDS encoding (Fe-S)-binding protein: MKVGLFIPCYVDQFYPQVGIATLQLLERFGCQVSYPAKQTCCGQPMANSGYEHLTHDCNRLFVNNFSEFDYIVSPSGSCVLHIKDHLHDDKREGEATHVRTHIYELTEFLTDILKVENLTAHFPHRVGVHQSCHGQRGLHVAQMSELVAPPFSKPEKLLNMVTGLELVKLDRVDECCGFGGTFCVAEEAVSVRMGIDRVDDHVKNGTEVLTGGDMSCLMHLEGVIRRRQLPIKVMHIAEILNAK; this comes from the coding sequence ATGAAAGTCGGCTTATTTATTCCCTGCTACGTAGACCAGTTTTACCCGCAAGTGGGTATTGCTACGCTTCAATTATTAGAGAGGTTTGGATGTCAGGTTTCGTATCCTGCCAAACAAACGTGCTGCGGTCAGCCCATGGCCAATTCTGGCTATGAACACCTGACGCATGACTGTAATCGTTTGTTTGTCAACAACTTCTCGGAGTTTGACTATATCGTTTCCCCGTCGGGAAGCTGTGTGCTGCACATCAAAGACCACCTGCATGACGACAAACGCGAGGGCGAAGCAACGCACGTGCGGACGCATATTTATGAACTCACGGAGTTTTTGACTGATATCCTAAAGGTTGAAAATTTAACGGCCCATTTCCCGCACCGCGTAGGAGTACACCAGAGTTGCCACGGGCAGCGGGGGTTGCACGTAGCCCAGATGTCGGAGTTGGTGGCACCGCCATTTTCCAAACCCGAAAAACTATTGAACATGGTTACTGGTTTAGAGTTAGTAAAGCTCGACCGGGTGGATGAATGTTGCGGATTTGGCGGTACATTTTGCGTAGCCGAAGAAGCTGTTTCCGTACGGATGGGTATCGACCGCGTAGATGACCACGTCAAAAACGGCACCGAAGTTCTGACTGGAGGTGATATGTCGTGTTTGATGCACTTGGAGGGCGTTATTCGCCGTCGTCAATTGCCCATCAAAGTAATGCACATCGCTGAGATTCTAAATGCGAAATGA